A single genomic interval of Theropithecus gelada isolate Dixy chromosome 16, Tgel_1.0, whole genome shotgun sequence harbors:
- the ZNF232 gene encoding zinc finger protein 232 gives MHKATISLTSVRQHRPFRYNSTRDPPNLVKSPAYRARSPPEQGLQFPGPSRASGRAIPVVQAACSFPLRSSTGTGSRASSLSAAPTRLGRSARAEAAGAEASGRWRPRLRPAQAQTCSWGEGWKWRGSRQRPDVTSWSCEGTRGQEKIMMMEPKEEEESCEYETRLPGNHSTSQEIFRQRFRHLRYQETPGPREALSQLRVLCCEWLRPEKHTKEQILEFLVLEQFLTILPEELQSWVRGHHPKSGEEAVTVLEDLEKELEPEPQVPGPAHGPAQEEPWEKKESLGAAQEALSIRLQTKETQPFPKSEQVYLHFLSVVTEDGPEPKDKGSLPQPPITEAESQVFSEKLATDTSTFEATSEGTLQPQQRNPKAETLRWSPAQGKSFRQMVVTHKEIPTGKKEHECSECGKTFIYNSHLVVHQRVHSGEKPYKCSDCGKTFKQSSNLGQHQRIHTGEKPFECNECGKAFRWGAHLVQHQRIHSGEKPYECNECGKAFSQSSYLSQHRRVHSGERPFICKECGKAYGWCSELIRHRRVHARKEPSH, from the exons ATGCACAAGGCCACAATTTCCCTGACATCTGTCCGCCAGCACCGCCCTTTCAGGTACAACTCCACAAGAGACCCGCCAAACTTAGTGAAGTCACCCGCTTACAGGGCTCGGTCTCCACCTGAGCAAGGACTGCAATTCCCAGGGCCCTCCAGGGCATCTGGCCGCGCCATTCCAGTCGTGCAGGCGGCGTGCTCTTTCCCGCTCCGCTCAAGTACGGGAACCGGTTCCCGGGCATCCAGCCTCTCGGCAGCGCCCACGCGCCTGGGCCGAAGTGCGCGAGCGGAAGCGGCCGGCGCGGAGGCTTCTGGGAGATGGAGGCCGAGGCTGCGACCTGCGCAGGCGCAAACCTGCAGCTGGGGTGAGGGCTGGAAGTGGCGCGGTTCGCGGCAGCGCCCCGATGTAACCTCCTGGTCCTGTGAG GGTACACGGGGACAAGAGAAGATTATGATGATGGAaccaaaggaagaggaagagtctTGTGAGTATGAGACCAGGCTACCTGGGAACCACTCTACCAGTCAAGAGATCTTCCGCCAACGCTTCAGGCATCTCCGCTACCAGGAGACTCCTGGTCCCCGGGAGGCCTTGAGCCAGCTACGGGTACTCTGCTGTGAGTGGCTAAGGCCAGAGAAACACACGAAGGAGCAGATCCTGGAGTTCCTGGTGCTGGAACAATTCTTGACCATCCTGCCTGAGGAGCTCCAGTCGTGGGTGCGGGGACATCACCCTAAGAGTGGAGAGGAGGCTGTGACTGTGCTGGAGGATTTAGAGAAAGAACTTGAACCAGAGCCGCAG GTCCCAGGCCCTGCACATGGACCTGCACAGGAAGAGCCATGGGAGAAGAAGGAATCTCTGGGAGCAGCCCAGGAAGCACTGAGCATCCGGCTCCAGACTAAGGAGACCCAGCCTTTCCCAAAGAGTG AACAGGTGTATTTACATTTTCTGTCAGTTGTTACAGAAGATGGCCCAGAGCCCAAGGACAAAGGATCCTTGCCACAACCACCCATTACTGAAGCGGAATCACAGGTGTTCTCAGAAAAACTTGCTACTGACACCTCTACATTTGAAGCTACCTCTGAGGGTACCTTACAACCGCAGCAGAGAAATCCCAAAGCGGAGACACTGAGGTGGTCCCCTGCCCAGGGGAAAAGTTTCAGGCAGATGGTTGTCACCCATAAGGAAATTCCCACAGGGAAGAAAGAGCATGAATGTAGTGAATGTGGTAAAACCTTCATTTATAACTCACATCTTGTTGTCCACCAGAGAGTTCAttctggagagaaaccctacaagtgtAGTGACTGTGGGAAAACTTTCAAACAGAGCTCAAACCTCGGTcagcatcagagaattcatacaggagagaaacccttcGAATGTAAcgaatgtgggaaggccttcaggTGGGGTGCTCATCTTGTTCAGCATCAGAGGATTCACTCAGGAGAGAAGCCCTATGAGTGTAATGAGTGTGGGAAGGCCTTTAGTCAAAGCTCCTATCTCAGTCAGCATCGGAGAGTTCACAGTGGAGAGAGACCTTTTatatgtaaagaatgtgggaaagcttATGGATGGTGCTCAGAACTCATTAGACATCGGAGAGTTCATGCCAGAAAAGAGCCTTCCCATTGA